A genomic segment from Glycine soja cultivar W05 chromosome 18, ASM419377v2, whole genome shotgun sequence encodes:
- the LOC114397089 gene encoding uncharacterized protein LOC114397089 codes for MIKDLTSVSVASAANVSAQVNNIPMLNGTNFKVWKEAIEIVLGCMDLDLAPRIERPTSTSEASNEGENAKKFIDEIKQYFAKNEKAKTSNLLAKLISMKYKGKSNIREYIMEMSNLASKLKALKLELGEDLLVHLVLISLPAHFGQFKVSYNT; via the exons ATGATAAAGGATTTGACAAGTG ttTCTGTTGCTAGTGCTGCAAATGTATCTGCTCAAGTGAACAATATCCCTATGCTGAATGGGACAAATTTTAAGGTTTGGaaggaagccatagaaattgtTCTCGGTTGTATGGATTTGGATTTGGCACCGAGAATAGAACGACCCACTTCCACTTCGGAAGCCTCCAATGag GGTGAAAATGCAAAGAAATTTATTGATGAAATTAAACAGTACTTTGCCAAAAATGAGAAGGCGAAGACGAGTAACCTGTTGGCTAAACTCATCTCCATGAAGTATAAGGGCAAAAGTAATATAAGGGAGTACATAATGGAAATGTCTAACTTGGCATCTAAACTGAAAGCACTTAAGTTAGAGCTTGGTGAAGACCTGCTTGTGCATTTAGTTTTGATCTCACTTCCTGCACactttgggcaattcaaagtgaGTTATAACACTTAG